In one Sphingobacterium daejeonense genomic region, the following are encoded:
- a CDS encoding lysophospholipid acyltransferase family protein codes for MLYPILRSFVKLGLNWYVSDWQLKNLQYADHNNPAVIVSNHPNSFFDALIITVHQPSEICFLTRGDIFEKPWANWALRTFFMLPIYKKNDGEDAEIRNAFTYDECVRQLKMGRKLLIFPEGVSRNHIDLKPFMTTGLNSIIQRAVQMDVPIQVQPYILSYNSFDFNPKAVYLEALEPIDSTDYLNNSEVMTNEIIKKVRGEMDNHMLNSFVGETEGIRKSREWMKFPAIAGKYTHNWYYQLVKKQVLKKTENTIFYDSLLFAVLLFTYPVIIFLLSVIIGSITGFWWGFLIFILLPFLSYCWVQYQPVRVGGENLDDRVNKLNP; via the coding sequence ATGCTATACCCAATTCTAAGGTCATTTGTTAAACTAGGCCTAAACTGGTATGTTTCGGACTGGCAGTTGAAAAATCTGCAATATGCAGACCATAATAATCCGGCTGTGATTGTTTCAAATCATCCTAATTCATTTTTTGACGCACTGATCATTACTGTGCATCAACCATCTGAAATATGTTTTTTAACTAGGGGAGATATTTTTGAAAAACCTTGGGCAAATTGGGCATTGCGAACATTCTTTATGTTGCCAATTTATAAGAAAAATGATGGCGAAGATGCTGAGATCAGGAATGCATTCACTTATGACGAATGTGTCCGACAGTTGAAGATGGGACGCAAATTGTTGATTTTCCCTGAAGGAGTTTCAAGAAATCATATCGATTTAAAACCTTTTATGACAACAGGGTTGAACTCTATTATCCAACGAGCAGTACAGATGGATGTACCTATTCAGGTACAACCCTATATTTTGAGCTATAATTCATTTGATTTTAACCCCAAGGCTGTGTACTTAGAAGCTTTGGAGCCTATTGACTCCACAGATTATTTAAATAATTCTGAAGTTATGACCAATGAGATTATTAAAAAGGTTAGAGGGGAAATGGATAACCATATGCTCAATAGCTTTGTTGGAGAAACAGAAGGCATCCGAAAAAGTAGAGAGTGGATGAAATTCCCAGCAATAGCTGGTAAATATACACATAACTGGTACTATCAGTTAGTCAAAAAACAGGTATTGAAAAAAACAGAAAATACGATCTTTTATGATTCTCTATTATTTGCTGTTCTTCTATTTACTTATCCTGTTATTATCTTTTTATTGAGTGTAATTATAGGCAGTATCACGGGGTTTTGGTGGGGATTTTTGATATTTATCCTCTTGCCATTCTTGTCATATTGTTGGGTACAGTACCAGCCTGTTAGGGTTGGTGGAGAAAATTTAGATGATCGTGTCAATAAGTTGAATCCTTAA
- a CDS encoding DUF4126 domain-containing protein, producing MTDSLPYLVSLFIGIGLAAATGFRVFLPIFFLSLGTYLKIIPLDADYAWIGSLPAVIATGIATLTEIIAYYIPFVDNILDSITVPLATIAGSMLFASQFTEVNNWIQWSLAIIAGGGTAATISSVLAGTRAASSTTTAGVGNPVLSTVETIGSTIMSIFAIFIPVLAGILVLIMLYFAIKYGKKLYYKISGKKQQNKFKDSTY from the coding sequence ATGACCGATTCACTACCATACTTAGTTTCGTTGTTCATAGGCATTGGCCTTGCTGCAGCCACAGGGTTTCGTGTATTTTTGCCTATTTTCTTTTTGAGTCTAGGCACTTATCTCAAGATTATTCCTTTGGATGCAGATTATGCTTGGATTGGGAGCTTACCTGCGGTAATAGCTACTGGAATTGCTACCTTGACAGAAATCATTGCCTACTATATCCCCTTTGTTGACAATATTCTAGACAGTATCACTGTTCCACTTGCTACTATTGCTGGATCCATGCTCTTTGCTTCTCAATTTACAGAGGTAAACAACTGGATACAATGGTCCTTGGCAATAATTGCCGGCGGAGGCACAGCTGCCACTATAAGCTCAGTGCTTGCCGGCACCAGAGCTGCATCCTCCACAACGACTGCAGGAGTAGGTAATCCTGTCCTGTCAACTGTAGAAACCATTGGGTCTACCATCATGAGTATATTCGCCATATTTATTCCGGTGCTTGCAGGGATCTTGGTCCTGATCATGCTGTATTTCGCAATTAAATATGGTAAAAAATTATATTATAAAATCTCAGGTAAAAAGCAGCAGAATAAATTTAAGGATTCAACTTATTGA